The proteins below are encoded in one region of Buttiauxella gaviniae:
- the zapB gene encoding septal ring assembly protein ZapB, with protein MSFEVFEKLEAKVQQAIDTITLLQMEIEELKETNNNLSQQVQQAQGNHEELVRENNSLKEQQHVWQDRLHALLGKMEEV; from the coding sequence ATGTCATTTGAAGTGTTTGAGAAACTGGAAGCAAAAGTACAGCAGGCGATTGATACCATTACCCTGCTGCAAATGGAAATCGAAGAGCTGAAAGAGACTAACAACAATTTGTCTCAACAAGTTCAACAGGCTCAGGGCAATCACGAAGAATTAGTTCGCGAAAACAATTCTCTGAAAGAACAGCAGCATGTTTGGCAGGATCGTCTGCATGCCCTGTTAGGTAAGATGGAAGAAGTCTAA
- the rraA gene encoding ribonuclease E activity regulator RraA, whose protein sequence is MKYDTSELCDIYQEDVNVVEPLFSNFGGRSSFGGQIITVKCFEDNGLLYDLLEQNGRGRVLLIDGGGSVRRALIDAELARLAAQNEWEGIVVYGAVRQVDDLEELDIGIQAIAAIPVGSAGVGVGESDVRVNFGGVTFFSGDHLYADNTGIILSEDPLDIE, encoded by the coding sequence ATGAAATATGATACTTCCGAGCTTTGCGACATCTATCAGGAAGATGTCAACGTCGTTGAACCGCTGTTTTCCAATTTCGGTGGGCGGTCGTCCTTTGGCGGGCAAATCATCACGGTGAAATGTTTCGAGGACAACGGATTGTTGTATGATCTGCTCGAACAAAATGGCCGTGGACGCGTGCTGTTAATTGATGGCGGTGGCTCTGTCCGTCGCGCGTTGATTGATGCGGAACTTGCCCGTCTGGCTGCTCAAAACGAGTGGGAAGGCATTGTGGTATACGGCGCAGTCCGTCAGGTTGATGACCTGGAAGAACTGGATATTGGTATTCAGGCGATTGCCGCTATTCCTGTGGGTTCTGCGGGTGTTGGCGTTGGTGAAAGTGATGTGCGCGTTAACTTCGGTGGCGTGACCTTTTTCTCCGGCGACCATCTCTACGCTGACAATACCGGTATCATCCTTTCCGAAGACCCCCTCGATATCGAATAA